The genomic interval TATGCACAGGCTAAGTTAGTCTATTTCTGGCCCAAAGGACTGCAGTTTGCCGTTTACAAAAAAATAATTTCGATGGATGAAATGTGGAGGGCGATGGGCGTCAGTGTCTACATTACCATTGTCGGCACGTTAATTACACTGGCTCTCACGTCCATGATTGCTTTCGCGCTCTCTAGAACGACCATGCCAGGTCGAACGTGGATTATGCGGCTCATTGTACTTACTTTTATTTTACCCGCACCACTTATACCGGGCTTTCTGCTTGTCAAATCTCTCCATATGCTCGATACGCTCTGGTCATTGATGATACCGGGAGCAACAAGCGCCTTTTATGTGATCATAATGCGAACCTTTTTCCGGAATGTTTCCGGAGAGCTGTTCGATGCCGCGAAGATGGACGGCTGCAGCGAGGCGGGCATCTATTTCCGTATCGTGCTGCCCTTATCGACGGCTGTTATTGCCACCATCGGTCTCTTCCATGCCGTTTATCAATGGAACACTTACTTTTCCGCACTTGTTTTCATCAGGGACAAGACACTCTATCCTTTGCAGGTGCTGTTGCAGAACCTAGTCGCTAAGAAAGGTTTGAACAACTTCATGGGGGAGGTACAGTTCGAACTAAATATGCCTGTTACGCCAGAAATGATGAGCGCAGGTATTATTATTTTTGCTACGGTGCCAATTCTGGTCGTCTACCCGTTCCTGCAAAGATATTTTGTCAAAGGCGCAATGCTGGGATCGCTTAAAGAATAATAGAGGAGGTTATTAAATGAAACGTTATCTAGTGTATCTGACAAAAATAGTGATGGTTCTAGCTCTTGCCACAACCGGATTTCTCATCGGCCCATTCGAGCGCGCCAGTGCGGCGATTGCAGATATCGACAAGATCGTACCAACACCTCAGCAGGTTAGCTATACGGACGAGTTTTTGACGCTGCATGACGGTACTTCCTATAAAGCGACTATCGTTATCGGAAGAGATGCTTCACCGGCGGAGGAGGAGGGTGCAAATTTGCTACAAAGAGTCATTGCGCGCAAGAACGGTCAGCAAATTCCGATACTCTACGACGATCAATCCAATTCCGCCTATTCGGTGGTCATTGCCATCGGAACGGCGAATACCAATACCATTAACGGCAGCCACTCCATTGACGTTCCCGATCATAAGGAGGGGTATGCAATCGAGCGGGCGTTGGTCGGTAATCGGCATATCGTGCTAGTAACCGGTTACGAGGCTATCGGAGCCTATTACGGCTCGACGAGCCTTGCCCAAATGGTAGATTCGAGCAGCTCCCTAACTAGGCTACGGGTCATATCGGTTCGCGACTATCCGGATATGGATATGCGGATCATCAAGGACATCTACACAAAATTTCATAAAAATAATGAAGGCGAATTTACGTATTCCGACGCTAGAGACTGGATGCATATGCTTCCTTTGCTGAAGGTCAACGTGTTCAGCTTATCTTACAGCCATCTTTTACAGAAAGAAACTGGATGGAGAAATCCTAATGCGGATTACGTGAATGCGGTAAAGGAACTTAGCAATTATGAAAGGGATAAAGGGATCATCCAGCTTATGCAGGAGGTTAATCCCGGTTATTCGGGAGGCATGCCGACTGATGCGGAGTATAGCAAGCTGCTCGATTTGTTTAAATTATCACTAGATGAAGGCGCTTCCAAAATTATGCTGGCCTTTGACGATCAGGCATATCCGGATCCGGCGAAGCATCGGAATTTGGCTAATAAAGTACAAAAAAGTTTGACAGGTCAGGAAGGGTTTTATTTGCTGACGACACCGGAGAAATATTTTCTTGGTGCGACCGATATCAGCACTTACTTGAATACTTTTACGGACGGACTGATCCCGGAGATCGGGGCGACTTGGACAGGGTATGATATCTTCTCGACGGAGGTAACTCCTGCCAACGTATCTACTTGGAGAAACTCTTCGAACAATCCTTATAAACTGCCGTTCTATTGGCACAATGATTACGAACTGGCGGATACAA from Paenibacillus sp. FSL K6-3182 carries:
- a CDS encoding carbohydrate ABC transporter permease, with protein sequence MRKLIAFQALLVTILTALSLIMLAPLIHILSVSLSSPLYAQAKLVYFWPKGLQFAVYKKIISMDEMWRAMGVSVYITIVGTLITLALTSMIAFALSRTTMPGRTWIMRLIVLTFILPAPLIPGFLLVKSLHMLDTLWSLMIPGATSAFYVIIMRTFFRNVSGELFDAAKMDGCSEAGIYFRIVLPLSTAVIATIGLFHAVYQWNTYFSALVFIRDKTLYPLQVLLQNLVAKKGLNNFMGEVQFELNMPVTPEMMSAGIIIFATVPILVVYPFLQRYFVKGAMLGSLKE